A single window of Nomascus leucogenys isolate Asia chromosome 18, Asia_NLE_v1, whole genome shotgun sequence DNA harbors:
- the TBC1D24 gene encoding TBC1 domain family member 24 isoform X1 → MDSPGYNCFVDKDKMDAAIQDLGPKELSCTELQELKQLARQGYWAQSHALRGKVYQRLIRDIPCRTVTPDASVYSDIVGKIVGKHSSSCLPLPEFVDNTQVPSYCLNARGEGAVRKILLCIANQFPDISFCPALPAVVALLLHYSIDEAECFEKACRILACNDPGRRLIDQSFLAFESSCMTFGDLVNKYCQAAHKLMVAVSEDVLQVYADWQRWLFGELPLCYFARVFDVFLVEGYKVLYRVALAILKFFHKVRAGQPLESDSVKQDIRTFVKDIAKTVSPEKLLEKAFAIRLFSRKEIQLLQMANEKALKQKGITVKQKSVSLSKRQFVHLAVHAENFRSEIVSVREMRDIWSWVPERFALCQPLLLFSSLQHGYSLARFYFQCEGHEPTLLLIKTTQKEVCGAYLSTDWSERNKFGGKLGFFGTGECFVFRLQPEVQRYEWVVIKHPELTKPPPLMAAEPTAPLSHSASSDPADRLSPFLAARHFNLPSKTESMFMAGGSDCLIVGGGGGQALYIDGDLNRGRTSHCDTFNNQPLCSENFLIAAVEAWGFQDPDTQ, encoded by the exons ATGGACTCTCCAGGATACAACTGCTTCGTGGACAAAGACAAGATGGACGCTGCCATCCAGGACCTGGGGCCCAAGGAGCTGAGCTGCACTGAACTGCAGGAACTGAAGCAGCTGGCGCGCCAGGGCTACTGGGCCCAAAGCCACGCCCTGCGGGGAAAGGTGTACCAGCGCCTGATCCGGGACATTCCCTGCCGCACGGTCACGCCCGACGCCAGCGTGTACAGCGACATCGTGGGCAAGATCGTGGGCAAGCACAGCAGCAGCTGCCTGCCGCTGCCTGAGTTCGTGGACAACACGCAGGTGCCCAGCTACTGCCTGAATGCGCGCGGTGAGGGGGCCGTGCGCAAGATCCTCCTGTGTATCGCCAACCAGTTCCCCGACATCTCCTTCTGCCCCGCCCTGCCGGCCGTGGTGGCCCTGCTGCTGCACTACAGCATCGACGAGGCTGAGTGCTTCGAGAAGGCCTGCCGCATCCTGGCCTGCAATGACCCCGGCAGGAGGCTGATCGACCAGAGCTTCCTGGCCTTTGAGTCGTCCTGCATGACGTTTGGGGACCTGGTGAACAAGTACTGCCAGGCGGCCCACAAGCTGATGGTGGCCGTGTCGGAGGATGTCCTGCAGGTCTATGCGGACTGGCAGCGCTGGCTGTTTGGGGAGCTGCCCCTCTGCTACTTCGCCCGGGTCTTTGACGTCTTCCTGGTGGAGGGCTACAAGGTGCTGTACCGCGTGGCGCTGGCCATCCTCAAGTTCTTCCACAAAGTGCGGGCCGGGCAGCCGCTGGAGTCGGACAGCGTGAAGCAGGACATCCGCACGTTCGTCAAAGACATCGCCAAGACCGTGTCCCCCGAGAAGCTGCTGGAGAAAGCGTTCGCCATCCGCCTCTTCTCCCGCAAGGAGATCCAGCTCCTGCAGATGGCCAATGAGAAAGCCCTGAAGCAGAAGGGCATCACCGTGAAGCAGAAGAG TGTGTCACTTTCTAAAAG GCAGTTTGTACACTTGGCGGTCCATGCAGAGAACTTCCGCTCGGAGATCGTCAGCGTGAGGGAGATGAGAGACATCTGGTCCTGGGTCCCTGAGCGATTTGCCCTGTGCCAGCCCCTTCTGCTGTTCTCCTCCCTGCAGCATGGGTACAGCCTGGCCAG GTTCTACTTCCAGTGTGAAGGACATGAGCCTACCCTCTTGCTCATCAAGACCACGCAGAAGGAG GTGTGTGGCGCTTACCTGTCCACAGACTGGAGCGAAAGAAATAAGTTTGGAGGCAAACTGGGCTTCTTTGGGACCGGAGAATGCTTTGTGTTTAGG CTGCAGCCTGAGGTGCAGCGCTACGAGTGGGTGGTGATCAAGCACCCCGAGCTGACCAAGCCCCCACCCTTGATGGCTGCCGAGCCCACCGCCCCACTCAGCCACTCCGCCTCCTCAGACCCTGCTGACCGCCTCTCGCCCTTCCTGGCCGCTCGCCACTTCAACCTGCCCTCCAAGACCGAGTCCATGTTCATGGCGGGGGGCAGTGACTGCCTCATCGTTG GGGGAGGAGGCGGCCAGGCGCTCTACATCGATGGGGACCTGAACCGGGGCCGCACAAGCCACTGCGACACCTTCAACAACCAGCCCCTCTGCTCCGAGAACTTCCTCATTGCTGCCGTGGAGGCCTGGGGCTTCCAGGACCCTGACACCCAGTGA
- the NTN3 gene encoding netrin-3, with protein MPGWPWGLLLTAGTLFAALSPGPPAPADPCQDEGGAPRSCVPGLVNAALGREVLASSTCGRPATRGCDASDPRRAHPPALLTSPGGTASPLCWRSESLPRAPLNVTLTVPLGKAFELVFVSLRFCSAPPASVALLKSQDHGRSWAPLGFFSSHCDLDYGRLPAPADGPAGPGPEALCFPAPQAQPDGSGLLAFSMQDSSPPGLDLDSSPVLQDWVTATDVRVVLTRPSAAGDPRDTEAVVPYSYAATDLQVGGRCKCNGHASRCLLDTQGHLICDCRHGTEGPDCGRCKPFYCDRPWQRATARESHACLACSCNGHARRCRFNMELYRLSGRRSGGVCLNCRHNTAGRHCHYCREGFYRDPGRALSDRRACRACDCHPVGAAGKTCNQTTGQCPCKDGVTGLTCNRCAPGFQQSRSPVAPCVKTPIPGPTEDSSPVQPQDCDSHCKPARGSYRISLKKFCKKDYGRCPQASSRPSHLPPLPTFPPPLAYPWNALTLAGPQGPSSSLRSSTCSGPAPSAPTVLLVSSPCLPLLRAGRRLLTPPPLALPAAVQVAVGAHGEARGAWTRFPVAVLAVFRSGEERARRGSSALWVPAGDAACGCPRLLPGRRYLLLGGGPGAAAGGAGGRGPGLIAARGSLVLPWRDAWTRRLRRLQRRERRGRCNAA; from the exons ATGCCTGGCTGGCCCTGGGGGCTGCTGCTGACGGCAGGCACGCTCTTCGCCGCCCTGAGCCCTGGGCCGCCGGCGCCCGCCGACCCCTGCCAGGATGAGGGGGGCGCGCCCCGCAGCTGCGTGCCAGGCCTGGTGAACGCCGCCCTGGGCCGCGAGGTGCTGGCTTCCAGCACGTGCGGGCGGCCGGCCACTCGGGGCTGCGACGCCTCCGACCCGCGACGGGCACATCCCCCCGCCCTCCTGACTTCCCCAGGGGGCACGGCCAGCCCTCTGTGCTGGCGCTCGGAGTCGCTGCCTCGGGCACCCCTCAATGTGACTCTCACGGTGCCCCTGGGCAAGGCTTTTGAGCTGGTCTTCGTGAGCCTGCGCTTCTGCTCAGCTCCCCCAGCCTCCGTGGCCCTGCTCAAGTCTCAGGACCATGGCCGCAGCTGGGCCCCGCTGGGCTTCTTCTCCTCCCACTGTGACCTGGACTATGGCCGTCTGCCGGCCCCTGCCGACGGCCCAGCTGGCCCAGGGCCTGAGGCCCTGTGCTTCCCCGCACCCCAAGCCCAGCCTGATGGCAGCGGCCTTCTGGCCTTCAGCATGCAGGACAGCAGCCCCCCAGGCCTGGACCTGGACAGCAGCCCAGTGCTCCAAGACTGGGTGACTGCCACCGACGTCCGTGTAGTGCTCACAAGGCCTAGCGCGGCGGGTGACCCCAGGGACACGGAGGCCGTCGTCCCTTACTCCTACGCAGCCACCGACCTCCAGGTGGGTGGGCGCTGCAAGTGCAATGGACATGCCTCACGCTGCCTGCTGGACACACAGGGCCACCTGATCTGCGACTGTCGGCACGGCACCGAGGGCCCTGACTGCGGACGCTGCAAGCCCTTCTACTGCGACAGGCCATGGCAGCGGGCCACTGCCCGGGAATCCCACGCCTGCCTCG CTTGCTCCTGCAACGGCCATGCCCGCCGCTGCCGCTTCAACATGGAGCTGTACCGACTGTCCGGCCGCCGCAGCGGGGGTGTCTGTCTCAACTGCCGGCACAACACCGCCGGCCGCCACTGCCACTACTGCCGGGAGGGCTTCTATCGAGACCCTGGCCGTGCCCTGAGTGACCGTCGGGCTTGCAGGG CCTGCGACTGTCACCCCGTTGGTGCCGCTGGCAAGACCTGCAACCAGACCACAGGCCAGTGTCCCTGCAAGGATGGTGTCACTGGCCTCACCTGCAACCGATGCGCACCTGGCTTCCAGCAAAGCCGCTCCCCAGTGGCGCCCTGTGTTA AGACCCCTATCCCTGGACCCACTGAGGACAGCAGCCCTGTGCAGCCCCAGG ACTGTGACTCGCACTGCAAACCTGCCCGTGGCAGCTACCGCATCAGCCTAAAGAAGTTCTGCAAGAAGGACTATGGTAGGTGTCCTCAGGCCTCCAGCAGAccttcccaccttcctcctctccccaccttcccTCCTCCGCTAGCTTACCCTTGGAATGCCTTGACCCTTGCTGGGCCCCAAGGCCCATCCTCATCCCTCAGGTCCTCTACGTGCAGCGGCCCCGCCCCTTCAGCCCCCACTGTCCTCCTGGTGTCCTCCCCGTGCCTCCCCCTACTGCGGGCAGGCCGCCGCCTCCTGACCCCGCCCCCTCTCGCTCTCCCCGCAGCGGTGCAGGTGGCGGTGGGCGCGCACGGCGAGGCACGCGGCGCGTGGACACGCTTCCCGGTGGCGGTGCTCGCCGTGTTCCGGAGCGGAGAGGAGCGCGCGCGGCGCGGGAGTAGCGCGCTGTGGGTGCCCGCCGGGGATGCGGCCTGCGGCTGCCCGCGCCTGCTCCCCGGCCGCCGCTACCTCCTGCTGGGGGGCGGGCCTGGAGCCGCGGCTGGGGGCGCGGGGGGCCGGGGGCCTGGGCTCATCGCCGCCCGCGGAAGCCTCGTGCTGCCCTGGAGGGATGCGTGGACGCGGCGCCTGCGGAGGCTGCAGCGACGCGAGCGGCGGGGACGCTGCAACGCCGCCTGA
- the TBC1D24 gene encoding TBC1 domain family member 24 isoform X2 has translation MDSPGYNCFVDKDKMDAAIQDLGPKELSCTELQELKQLARQGYWAQSHALRGKVYQRLIRDIPCRTVTPDASVYSDIVGKIVGKHSSSCLPLPEFVDNTQVPSYCLNARGEGAVRKILLCIANQFPDISFCPALPAVVALLLHYSIDEAECFEKACRILACNDPGRRLIDQSFLAFESSCMTFGDLVNKYCQAAHKLMVAVSEDVLQVYADWQRWLFGELPLCYFARVFDVFLVEGYKVLYRVALAILKFFHKVRAGQPLESDSVKQDIRTFVKDIAKTVSPEKLLEKAFAIRLFSRKEIQLLQMANEKALKQKGITVKQKRQFVHLAVHAENFRSEIVSVREMRDIWSWVPERFALCQPLLLFSSLQHGYSLARFYFQCEGHEPTLLLIKTTQKEVCGAYLSTDWSERNKFGGKLGFFGTGECFVFRLQPEVQRYEWVVIKHPELTKPPPLMAAEPTAPLSHSASSDPADRLSPFLAARHFNLPSKTESMFMAGGSDCLIVGGGGGQALYIDGDLNRGRTSHCDTFNNQPLCSENFLIAAVEAWGFQDPDTQ, from the exons ATGGACTCTCCAGGATACAACTGCTTCGTGGACAAAGACAAGATGGACGCTGCCATCCAGGACCTGGGGCCCAAGGAGCTGAGCTGCACTGAACTGCAGGAACTGAAGCAGCTGGCGCGCCAGGGCTACTGGGCCCAAAGCCACGCCCTGCGGGGAAAGGTGTACCAGCGCCTGATCCGGGACATTCCCTGCCGCACGGTCACGCCCGACGCCAGCGTGTACAGCGACATCGTGGGCAAGATCGTGGGCAAGCACAGCAGCAGCTGCCTGCCGCTGCCTGAGTTCGTGGACAACACGCAGGTGCCCAGCTACTGCCTGAATGCGCGCGGTGAGGGGGCCGTGCGCAAGATCCTCCTGTGTATCGCCAACCAGTTCCCCGACATCTCCTTCTGCCCCGCCCTGCCGGCCGTGGTGGCCCTGCTGCTGCACTACAGCATCGACGAGGCTGAGTGCTTCGAGAAGGCCTGCCGCATCCTGGCCTGCAATGACCCCGGCAGGAGGCTGATCGACCAGAGCTTCCTGGCCTTTGAGTCGTCCTGCATGACGTTTGGGGACCTGGTGAACAAGTACTGCCAGGCGGCCCACAAGCTGATGGTGGCCGTGTCGGAGGATGTCCTGCAGGTCTATGCGGACTGGCAGCGCTGGCTGTTTGGGGAGCTGCCCCTCTGCTACTTCGCCCGGGTCTTTGACGTCTTCCTGGTGGAGGGCTACAAGGTGCTGTACCGCGTGGCGCTGGCCATCCTCAAGTTCTTCCACAAAGTGCGGGCCGGGCAGCCGCTGGAGTCGGACAGCGTGAAGCAGGACATCCGCACGTTCGTCAAAGACATCGCCAAGACCGTGTCCCCCGAGAAGCTGCTGGAGAAAGCGTTCGCCATCCGCCTCTTCTCCCGCAAGGAGATCCAGCTCCTGCAGATGGCCAATGAGAAAGCCCTGAAGCAGAAGGGCATCACCGTGAAGCAGAAGAG GCAGTTTGTACACTTGGCGGTCCATGCAGAGAACTTCCGCTCGGAGATCGTCAGCGTGAGGGAGATGAGAGACATCTGGTCCTGGGTCCCTGAGCGATTTGCCCTGTGCCAGCCCCTTCTGCTGTTCTCCTCCCTGCAGCATGGGTACAGCCTGGCCAG GTTCTACTTCCAGTGTGAAGGACATGAGCCTACCCTCTTGCTCATCAAGACCACGCAGAAGGAG GTGTGTGGCGCTTACCTGTCCACAGACTGGAGCGAAAGAAATAAGTTTGGAGGCAAACTGGGCTTCTTTGGGACCGGAGAATGCTTTGTGTTTAGG CTGCAGCCTGAGGTGCAGCGCTACGAGTGGGTGGTGATCAAGCACCCCGAGCTGACCAAGCCCCCACCCTTGATGGCTGCCGAGCCCACCGCCCCACTCAGCCACTCCGCCTCCTCAGACCCTGCTGACCGCCTCTCGCCCTTCCTGGCCGCTCGCCACTTCAACCTGCCCTCCAAGACCGAGTCCATGTTCATGGCGGGGGGCAGTGACTGCCTCATCGTTG GGGGAGGAGGCGGCCAGGCGCTCTACATCGATGGGGACCTGAACCGGGGCCGCACAAGCCACTGCGACACCTTCAACAACCAGCCCCTCTGCTCCGAGAACTTCCTCATTGCTGCCGTGGAGGCCTGGGGCTTCCAGGACCCTGACACCCAGTGA